GTCCGCCTTCGCGGCGTACCGCTCGGCGCCTTCCAGGTCACCAGCCTTGCGGCACTCCGCGGCCTTCACCTGCAGGCTCGCGTGGTAGACGCTCCAGGACTTCGGCGCGCTGAACGTGAGGTCGTAGTACAGCGTGGCCGACGGTGAGTGCTTCCGGGTGTCCAGCTCGATGGCCTTGACCCGCTCCGGGGTCAGCTCGACGCCAGGTGTCTTCGCCTGGGCCTCGCTCAGCGCGGCCTCGAACCGGCGCTGGAAGCTCTTCTCGTAGTTCTTCGGGGCGTTCCCCAGCCGGGCGTCCTTGCGGATCGACTTCTCGGCCTTGGCGTACTCCGGCGTGCCTTCCTCGTCGGGAATCGCCTCGAGGCGTTCGTACATCTCGTCGCGCTTGCGGGGGTCGATCCAGTCCTTGTAGAGGTCGGTGAAGACCTCGTTGTTGACCGTGCCCTCCAGTCCCAGCTCGGCAGCGCCGTCTCCAAGCCAGTAGCCAGGCGGCTCGCCCTGCAGGTCCACGCTCCGGGCGTAGTAGTGCTCAGCACCGGCCGCTACCTCACGGGTGAGGTAGGCGGGGTCTGAACCTGCGGAGATCGAAAGCATCGCGACTCAGAGTAAGCGACTTTCAAGATCGTTACTAGCCGTCGGATCGTGATGCATAGGTGTGAGGCTTCATGGTTTGTGCATCTAGTTCTACGGTCTGCTCTTGGTCTGGGTGATCGAGGGGAAAGGGTGCTTCAATGCCGTGGTCCTACAGGGGGCCGGAATGTCCCATTTAGTACTGCCGCTTGAGGGGCCATCATGCAGAGCCTGGCTGCGGGGGGTTCCCGAATCGAGCTCAGCACGGCGCACTCATTTGCACAGAAATGTGCCGGTCGGCGGCGGCAAGGCTGCCTTCAACTGCGGCGTCGCAGTGGGCAAGCGCTCACCGGACGACCGTCGCTGAAAGGTGCAGCCGGTGTGGCTACCCGTCGCTCTCGTGCGCTACGGTCGGGCTCGACTTCATCGACCCCCGTGCGGATCACCGCACGGGGGTCGACTGTTACCAAGGGCTGGACGCGAGGGACTGCACGGCCAGCGCGCTCGGGCTGGCGCCGGCTACTCCCCACCACCCGCTCAACGTCGACGGAGAGTGACGGACGCGGGGCGGTGGCAGCGCCCCGGCGGGCGTGCGCCGTGGGGAGGCTCACCAGCCGGTGGCGGCGCGCGGCCGCCAGATCCCGGCCTTTCCTCACCGCCGGTGGTGAGGCCGGACCCCACGGCCGGGTGGTGATCGGTGACGCGAGCAGGGCGTCGGCACGCCTGCGCGCTGGTGATCGTCACCAACCCAGCGGGGGAGTCTCGGCGGCACAGGGTGGTGACGATCACCGCGTCGGTGGGCGGTCCGCGGGGCCTCGACTGGTGAGTGGTGAGTGCTGCGGCGCGACGCGCAATCCCCTCACTGGTGAGCCGCTCCCCAACGCATCCGGCCCCGCACGGATGTCCGGGGCCGCTGGTGAGCGGTCGGTCAGAAGAGCGGGTTCTGCAGGGCGCCGCTGGGGTTGCCCGCGGTAAGGGCAGCGGCGATGGCGGCCTCGATCTGCTCCGGTCCTTCGGTAGCGGCGATGGCGGCCTGGACCGCCCGCGCCCGCCCGGCCGCGCCGCGCACGTCGGCCAGCGCGTGACCGGCAAGACGGCGTCTAGCTGCGGCATCGCGGTTGTTGTCGCCCCGGGTCCCGAGAATCCAGTGGCTCGGCTGCTGGCACGGCGGCTCGTCGCAGGTATGGCGGATGACGTGGCCGGCGGGGATCGAGTCGGGTCCGTGGGCGAGCCGGAATCCGAACAGATGGGCGGGGACGACGCGGGATGTGTCGGTGGTGTGCGACCCGGCGCGGAAAGTCCCGTGGGCGGTATCGGTCAGTCCGCCGGTCCACCACCAACAGTCGTCCGGGCCTCGCTGCAGGACGTGGCTCCAGTAGCGGGCGACGGTCTCACCATCGGCCAGCAGCCGTTCCCACCCCACCGGGACTAGTGACGCCGAAGCCCCGAGGTCACCACTTCCGGGCGCCCCGGGGCGGGGAGACTCACCAGTCAGCTGGTGAGCCACGGGGTGGTGAGCGGGGTGCCTCTCCGGGCCTGGTGCGCTCACCACGCTCACCGCCTCACCGGTCCGGCCGGACCGGGAGCGGTGGCAGTGGGGACGGCGTCGGTCTCCGCCCTCGCCACTCGGCCCAGCGGCCACGGCCACTCGCGCTCGGTGGCGACGTCACTGAACGTGACCACCACTGGTGTCTCCGTCCGTCGGTGGGTGGCTTGCCGCAGCAAGACCAAAGGGCTTGTTATTAGCTCAGCCGGTGCGTACACCCGGCATGGTGTCTGCTCTGCCCCGCTCGCGCGTGAGCTAAGCCGTACCGGACGCTGCTCCGGGACCGGATCCCAGCGGCCGGCGCCTGACGTACATCCCCGTACCGGGCGCGGCTGCGGCTGCTTCGACCCCATCGGCGACGACCCGCTCAACGGGCAAAAGCCGGCCGCCTGTCCCCACGTCATCGGGAGCAGGGGGTGGCACGGGTCCAGAGCCCAACGGGCGGCGCGCAGTCATCCCGTGATCATCTCCCGCCCGATCCGCACGTTGAATCCCGACCACCCCACGACCGGTCGCGAGCCCTTCCGCACGCGCGAACAGTCGAATGTGCCGCGCTATAGACGTGCCGCGCCGGAGCAGCCGCGCGACTTCAGACAGACATTGGGGAGCGGCTACGCCGCACGCCTTTCGCCGGCCACTGCCCGGACTTGGCGACCACCGGTTGGGGTAGCGGTAAGACCTCCGTCACCAGCCGCAAACCGGGGTCTTCACTGCGCCCAGTCCCAGGAGGTGGCGCGAGGCTGAGCGCCGATCTCGGACATGAACGAGTCGGTGCCGTCGGCCGGAACTGGGTTCTGCTTGGAGGCCAGGTCCGGCGCGCACACCTGCCAGTACAGGGTTCGGGTCCCGTATGGGGCGATGCCCGCGTCCTGCGTGAGCGTCTTGACCGGGCCGTCCACATCGTCGGGGTACTCGCCGTCGGCGTGCTTGGGCGTGTACGAGGTCTGGAACTTCTGGGTGATGGAGATGACCGCGGTGTCAGAGCGGTTCTCGTAGACGGTCATGACGTTCACGCACTTGTTCGTCGCGTCGCCGTCGTGCCATTCGGTCAGAGTGACCGATCCCAGCGGGGCGCGGGGTGGGGCTGGCGCGGGTGCCGAGGAGGCGGTCGGTGTGGGGATGGCCGAAGTGTGGCTGGCTGCAGGCGTGGATGTCGGTGTCGGCATGGGCGTGGGTGTGACGGTCTGAGTGACCGTGACCGTGGGGGCTGCTGCAGCCGGCTGCGGGGCGTGGCTGCTACAGCCAGCGCCGAGGAGTGCGGCCGCGCAGGCGGCTATGACAGGAAGGAACCGGCAGGCCATGTCTGCCTTTCACGTTCAGCGAGAAGACTGCGGCAGGCGCTGCTCGGCCGGTTTCTGTGGGGGACGAAAGCGGAGGGTTGCTACCTGACATTCGGTACGACGCGGATCATAGCGGCGGGTACGGCTACTCCAGCGACCGCACCTCAGGTGACACGGTTCTTACCGACACCCCAGCTACCACGGCGGCGTCGTCACCTGGTATCAGGCCCACGCTGGCGAACAGGTACTGATGACGCGCTGTCCTCCGCTGTACCAGCCCAAGACCGTGGACCGTGCGCTACAGCTCGCAGTAAGCGGTGGCTACGTGGACTGCGACTTCGAACAACCCGACCGATAGGGGTCGGCATCAGCCGGCCAGTGCCTCATCCAACGAGACCGCCTCGACGGACCGCCGGAGCTGCTCCATCGTCGTCGGTGTTCCTCAACCCCCGAGTCATGGGCACCAGCCGACCACTGACGACACGCTCCTCTGCCACGGCGAGACCCGGGCCGACGCGGAGCGACCTCACCGGCCGGTCACCACTGCGCGGCAGCAGCTGCTCCCCCCTCGGCCCCGGCCGGTGGTGTGGTCTCCTCACGCTCCCGTCATGCGCGACGGCGGGAGTACGGCCGTCTACCCCGCTCCGGCCGGGCAGACGGCGACCCGTCCGCCACCGACCCCCCTCCCTCCGCCGCTGGCCGTCTTTCCCAGCCCGAAGCACCTGCAGCCGCGCACGCTGCAGGCCACGGAGGATTACGGACCCTGGGCGCCCCCACAGACGGCCATGTCAGCGAAACGGCGCTGGTCTCCACGGCCGTATTCGCCCCGACGGCTCAGGTAATAACAAGCCCTGCGGTGCGCGCTCGCCCAAAGATCGGCAGAAGCAAAGGCGGCTGGCGGAGGATCAGGCCGTGGCGATACGACGCTCGATGCGGGCCTTAGCTGTTTGGTGGTTGCCTCGTCCGTCGGCTCCGCGGGGGTAGCGGCGGCGGGGTTGGCGGGGGAGTGTGGTGAGGATCAGGGCGGCCTGGTCCTCGTGTGTCTGTACTCCCGTGCGCACTCCTGCCTTCGGGGCGTGCATCCATGCTTCTTCCTGCTGCCACCAGCGGTAGAGCTCGATCTCGACGGCGTATCTGCGTGCACGGCTGGCTGTGACACCGAAGCAGCCCAGCGCCTTCGCCGCGGCGACCAGCGAGCCGGGCCGGGGTCGGTAATACGGCGTGCCGGAACGCTCGGCCGCGAGGGTCTGGCGGGCAGCATGTTGGTCGGCTCCACGCCGCTTCAGAACCGTGCCGGCTGCCGTGCGGCAGCGTTCTCCCGGGGCTGCCTCACAGGTGGGGCACTCGTGATGGACGGTCATCACAGCGCGGGTGGCGACCATTAGGTTCCGCATCCGTGCGAGGTGCCGGGCGACGGTGCGGGGCTGGTATCCCGTGTGCTGGCCGAGCTCGGTGAGGTTGAGAGGCCGCTCAGCCTTCTCATTCAGCTGCTGGTAGATGCGCCCTGCGTGGTGACCCAGCCCTCCGCAGTGCGTTCCGGTGGCGCGGCCGTAGGCAAAAACGTCGTGCTGACCTGCAGCAAGACGCTCCTGCAGACGAAAGATCAGGCTAGTTCGCCTTCCCCCTACGGGGGGCGGGGTTCCTTGTGTCCCACCCCGTGCAACGAGGGTGAATCCGGGGTGGGAGGCGGTGATGGGGAGCAGTTCGTGGGTGCCGGCGGGGCCATCTGAGGTGCGCGGGGCGAGCCAGCTGTCGAGGCTGAGGCGGCCCTGGGCGCGGTGCATGGTGGAGCGGCCGTGGCCGGTGGCGAGGGCGGCGCGGCGGACGTCGAGGTTGAGCACTGTGGTGCCGGAGCGCAGAGCGAGCAGGCAGCGCAGGTCCAGGGCGGCGCGGTCGGCGGGGCCGGATTCGGTGGCCCAGCGCTCGGGGCAGGCGTCGGCGGCCTGTTGGACCTGCTCGACCAGGTCGACGATGCCGCCGATGGTCTCGGTCCATTCCGCGGAGTCCTCGGTGAGCGGCAGGGTGGCCGCGTACGCGACGCAGCGTTCCCATTGGCGGGCGAGCTTTTCGCGGGCCTGGGTGTCGGTCAGGACGGTGCGTAGCGTGCCGCGTCGGGTGCTGGTGCAGGCGTGGAGTAGGGCGCCTTCGCGGTGGCGGCGCTCGTTCATCAGCCGCTCGACCATGGGCCATGTCCAGCGGCGTAGCGCCAGTTTCGTGAGCAGCGAGGCGAGGGCTTCGCTTACCTGGCTGTCGGCCGGGCGGCGGGTGAGCAGCTTGTATGTCTCGTCGTCCAGTGTGGTGTTCGGGGTGCCGGGCAGGCGCGGGCCCAGCTCGTCGTCGATGACCTGGGCCTGGTGCTCGTGCATCAGGCGGACGCGGACGTTGGGCGGGGTCGGGACGGCGTCGATGATGAGTGAGAGGCGGACGAACGCGTCGCTGGGGTTGCCACAGGTGGCCGGGGTGAGGAGGGCGGCGGCCTGCTCCCCCTCGAGGGGCATCTGGAGTTGGCTGCGGCCACCGTCGCGGTGCGGGGCACCAATGGGGCGGACCGCGCCCGTGGACGGGTTGCACAGCAGGCCGTGGTCGAGGGTCGGCAGGCGCTTGGCGGCGGCCTTCGCGATGGAGGCGACCAGCAGCGCGTCGAGTGGCGTGGTCGAGGTGACCCATACGTGGCGTCCGCCGGCGGATCCGGAGGCGGCGACCACGTAGGTCAGCCCGGCCTCCTCCAGCCAGCGCAATAGCGTCGCGAGGTCGACCAGGGTGTCGCCGCGCTTGTCGTCGAGGTCGAAGCAGATCCAGCGGAACCGGTCGAACCGGTCGGCGAGGTGGATGGCGTACGGGTCGGCCGGGGGTGCCTTCGGCAGCGGGCGGGACTTGTAGGAGTGCAGCCACGTGCCGTCGCTGGCGTGGGTGTCCACCCGGATGGAGTCGCGCGGGGACATCGACAGGAACAGGGCCTGGAAGTCGACCTGGGCGATCTCGAAGAGGGGGAGGACACCTGTGTACGTATTGGCGATTTGGGCAGATGGCGGGCTGTACGACCTGACCCGATATGACACACCGAGGGCAGGCACGGGCTGACCGACATCGCAGCTGTCCGCTACGATGGGAAGCACTCCTAGCGCTATATGAAC
The Streptomyces sp. NBC_01717 genome window above contains:
- a CDS encoding HNH endonuclease produces the protein MGWERLLADGETVARYWSHVLQRGPDDCWWWTGGLTDTAHGTFRAGSHTTDTSRVVPAHLFGFRLAHGPDSIPAGHVIRHTCDEPPCQQPSHWILGTRGDNNRDAAARRRLAGHALADVRGAAGRARAVQAAIAATEGPEQIEAAIAAALTAGNPSGALQNPLF
- a CDS encoding zinc finger domain-containing protein → MLPIVADSCDVGQPVPALGVSYRVRSYSPPSAQIANTYTGVLPLFEIAQVDFQALFLSMSPRDSIRVDTHASDGTWLHSYKSRPLPKAPPADPYAIHLADRFDRFRWICFDLDDKRGDTLVDLATLLRWLEEAGLTYVVAASGSAGGRHVWVTSTTPLDALLVASIAKAAAKRLPTLDHGLLCNPSTGAVRPIGAPHRDGGRSQLQMPLEGEQAAALLTPATCGNPSDAFVRLSLIIDAVPTPPNVRVRLMHEHQAQVIDDELGPRLPGTPNTTLDDETYKLLTRRPADSQVSEALASLLTKLALRRWTWPMVERLMNERRHREGALLHACTSTRRGTLRTVLTDTQAREKLARQWERCVAYAATLPLTEDSAEWTETIGGIVDLVEQVQQAADACPERWATESGPADRAALDLRCLLALRSGTTVLNLDVRRAALATGHGRSTMHRAQGRLSLDSWLAPRTSDGPAGTHELLPITASHPGFTLVARGGTQGTPPPVGGRRTSLIFRLQERLAAGQHDVFAYGRATGTHCGGLGHHAGRIYQQLNEKAERPLNLTELGQHTGYQPRTVARHLARMRNLMVATRAVMTVHHECPTCEAAPGERCRTAAGTVLKRRGADQHAARQTLAAERSGTPYYRPRPGSLVAAAKALGCFGVTASRARRYAVEIELYRWWQQEEAWMHAPKAGVRTGVQTHEDQAALILTTLPRQPRRRYPRGADGRGNHQTAKARIERRIATA